A single region of the Buchnera aphidicola (Microlophium carnosum) genome encodes:
- the atpD gene encoding F0F1 ATP synthase subunit beta: MANGKIIQIIGAVVDVEFNQDSVPKIYNALEVKNKQYKLILEVQQQLGGGVVRTIAMGSSNGLKRGLVVTDLGHYIKVPVGEATLGRIINVLGETIDNQGALKTKNTSKIEYWEIHRSPPSYEEQASSREILETGIKVIDLICPFSKGGKVGLFGGAGVGKTVNMMELIRNIAIEHSGYSVFTGVGERTREGNDFYHEMNDSKVLDKVSLVYGQMNEPPGNRLRVAFTGLTIAEKFRDEGKDVLLFIDNIYRYTLAGTEVSALLGRMPSAVGYQPTLAEEMGLFQERITSTKKGSITSVQAVYVPADDLTDPSPATTFAHLDSTVTLSRQIASLGIYPAIDPLNSTSRQLDPYIVGDEHYETALSVQSILQRYQELKDIIAILGMDELAEKDKILVSRARKIQKFLSQPFFVAEVFTSSPGKYVSLKDNIRAFKGIIEGEFDSFPEQAFYMVGSIEEVIEKSKKL; this comes from the coding sequence ATGGCTAATGGAAAAATTATCCAAATTATTGGTGCTGTAGTTGATGTAGAATTCAATCAAGATTCAGTACCAAAAATATATAATGCCTTAGAAGTGAAAAATAAGCAATATAAACTAATTTTAGAAGTACAACAACAATTAGGTGGAGGTGTCGTACGAACTATCGCTATGGGTTCATCTAATGGTTTAAAACGCGGTTTAGTTGTAACTGATCTTGGACATTATATAAAAGTTCCAGTAGGAGAAGCAACACTAGGTCGTATAATTAATGTATTAGGTGAAACAATAGATAATCAAGGAGCATTAAAAACTAAAAATACTTCTAAAATTGAATATTGGGAAATTCATCGTTCTCCTCCAAGTTATGAAGAACAAGCTAGTTCTAGAGAAATATTAGAAACGGGAATTAAGGTAATTGATTTAATCTGTCCTTTTTCGAAAGGTGGTAAAGTTGGTTTGTTTGGAGGGGCAGGTGTCGGTAAAACAGTGAATATGATGGAACTTATTCGTAATATTGCTATAGAACATTCTGGTTATTCAGTTTTTACTGGAGTAGGTGAAAGAACTCGAGAAGGAAATGATTTTTATCATGAAATGAATGATTCTAAAGTTTTAGATAAAGTTTCTCTTGTATATGGACAAATGAATGAACCGCCAGGAAATAGATTACGAGTAGCTTTTACAGGATTAACTATTGCAGAAAAATTTCGCGATGAAGGGAAAGATGTTTTATTATTTATTGATAATATATATCGTTATACATTAGCAGGAACAGAAGTTTCTGCCTTACTTGGTCGAATGCCATCTGCAGTAGGATATCAACCCACTTTAGCAGAAGAAATGGGTCTGTTTCAAGAGAGAATTACGTCAACAAAAAAAGGTTCAATCACTTCTGTTCAAGCGGTATATGTTCCTGCTGATGATTTAACAGATCCTTCACCAGCAACAACATTCGCACATTTAGATTCTACGGTTACATTGAGTCGTCAAATAGCATCATTAGGAATTTATCCTGCTATTGATCCTTTAAATTCTACAAGTCGTCAATTGGATCCTTATATTGTAGGAGATGAACATTATGAAACGGCATTAAGTGTACAGTCAATTTTGCAAAGATATCAAGAATTAAAAGATATTATTGCTATTTTAGGTATGGATGAACTTGCAGAAAAAGATAAAATATTAGTATCAAGAGCACGTAAAATACAAAAATTTTTATCTCAGCCATTTTTTGTGGCAGAAGTTTTTACTAGTTCTCCAGGTAAATATGTTTCGTTAAAAGATAATATTCGCGCTTTTAAGGGAATTATAGAAGGTGAATTTGATTCGTTTCCAGAACAAGCATTTTATATGGTAGGTTCTATTGAAGAAGTCATAGAAAAATCAAAAAAATTATAA
- the atpC gene encoding F0F1 ATP synthase subunit epsilon, whose product MNFYLDIVSVKKRIFSGFVKKIQVSGSEGELGIYPGHTQLLSIIKPGIIYIVHKEDKKEECIYISGGILEVQPSIVSILADVAIRAIDLDRKRVLQTKNNAEECIKNENMKNKKDDVLLRISKEIAKLRVLEIMDKFK is encoded by the coding sequence ATGAATTTTTATTTAGATATAGTTAGTGTAAAAAAACGTATATTTTCTGGTTTTGTAAAAAAAATACAAGTTTCTGGAAGTGAAGGAGAACTCGGTATTTATCCAGGACATACTCAATTATTAAGTATAATTAAACCTGGAATAATATATATTGTCCATAAAGAAGATAAAAAAGAAGAATGTATTTATATATCAGGAGGTATATTAGAAGTACAACCTTCTATTGTATCGATTTTAGCAGATGTAGCCATTCGTGCTATTGATTTAGATCGAAAACGTGTTTTACAAACAAAAAACAATGCTGAAGAATGTATAAAAAATGAAAATATGAAAAATAAAAAAGATGATGTCTTGCTACGCATTTCTAAAGAAATTGCCAAATTAAGAGTGCTTGAGATAATGGACAAATTTAAATGA
- the gyrB gene encoding DNA topoisomerase (ATP-hydrolyzing) subunit B, whose amino-acid sequence MENIYNSSNIKILRGLDAVRKRPGMYIGDTDDGSGLHHMVFEIVDNSIDEALAGYCKEIIVTIHSDNSVSVKDNGRGIPTDIHPEENISAAEVIMTVLHSGGKFDNASYQISGGLHGVGISVVNALSEKLELIIYKNKKKYQQIYKNGKPENPLATIGTSDITGTYIRFWPSYKTFTNNIKFQYEILSKRLRELSFLNSNIAIHLEDNRTNIKNCYHYKGGIKAFVKFLNTKKTPIHSRIFYFRSMKDQTELEIAMQWSNSHQENILCFTNNIPQKDGGTHLAGFRSGMTRTLNLHIEREGYNKKQKTTVIGEDVREGLTAIISIKIPDPKFSSQTKDKLVSSEVRSVIESFINENLIEYLLENPTDSKSIIQKVINAAKIREAARRAREINKRKSILDLGALPGKLSDCQENDPKFSEIYLVEGDSAGGSAKQGRNRKNQAILPLKGKILNVEKSKFDKMILSQEVASLITALGCGIGKNEYNIDKLRYHYIIIMTDADVDGAHIRTLLLTFFYRQLPELIEKGYIYIAQPPLYKLKKGKKEEYIKNDTEMNKYQITNSLKDLILTSKINSNINENLKIFKKIISQYYFIQIIMEKSKHYFPKLVFDELIYHTHLSNLKEITIVTNWIEQLAENLNKKDKTNTYYSTEIKKNSDKNIFEPTIRISRYAYHTKYDFKEEFLKSKEYSSMTKLGENFKKYFLNAVLIEKAGHVYEIDNIKNTLKWLIKQSKRGLFIQRYKGLGEMNPEQLWNTTMNPETRNMFQVTIKDAVSANNLFNTLMGDAVEPRRKFIEKNALKAENIDV is encoded by the coding sequence ATGGAGAATATATACAACTCTTCTAATATTAAAATTTTAAGAGGATTAGATGCCGTTCGTAAAAGACCAGGTATGTATATTGGAGATACAGATGATGGTAGTGGATTGCATCATATGGTTTTTGAAATAGTAGACAACTCTATAGATGAAGCACTAGCAGGTTATTGTAAAGAAATAATTGTAACTATTCATTCAGATAATTCTGTTTCTGTAAAAGATAATGGGAGGGGAATACCTACAGATATTCATCCCGAAGAAAATATTTCAGCAGCAGAAGTAATAATGACAGTACTACATTCAGGGGGTAAATTTGATAATGCTTCATATCAAATATCAGGAGGATTACATGGAGTAGGTATATCAGTGGTTAATGCTTTATCAGAAAAATTAGAACTAATAATTTATAAAAATAAAAAAAAATATCAACAAATATATAAAAATGGAAAACCAGAAAATCCTCTTGCTACTATTGGAACAAGTGATATAACAGGTACATATATAAGATTTTGGCCAAGTTATAAAACATTTACTAACAATATCAAATTTCAATATGAAATTTTATCTAAACGTTTGCGTGAACTATCTTTTCTTAATTCAAATATTGCTATTCATTTAGAAGATAATAGAACAAATATTAAAAATTGCTATCACTATAAAGGTGGTATTAAAGCATTTGTTAAATTCTTAAATACAAAAAAAACACCTATTCATTCACGAATCTTTTATTTTCGTTCTATGAAAGATCAGACAGAGCTAGAAATTGCTATGCAATGGAGTAATTCTCATCAAGAGAATATATTATGTTTTACAAATAACATACCACAAAAAGATGGTGGAACCCATTTGGCTGGTTTTCGTTCTGGTATGACACGAACCTTAAATCTACATATAGAGAGAGAGGGATATAATAAAAAACAAAAAACTACTGTAATAGGTGAAGATGTACGTGAGGGGTTAACAGCTATTATATCGATTAAAATACCTGATCCAAAATTTTCATCTCAAACTAAAGATAAATTAGTCTCCTCTGAAGTAAGATCAGTTATAGAATCATTCATTAATGAAAATCTTATCGAATATCTTTTAGAAAACCCTACTGATTCAAAATCTATCATTCAAAAAGTTATTAATGCCGCTAAAATTAGAGAAGCGGCACGACGAGCTAGAGAAATTAATAAAAGAAAGAGCATACTCGATTTGGGTGCTTTACCTGGTAAACTATCTGACTGTCAAGAAAATGATCCTAAATTTTCAGAAATTTATTTAGTAGAAGGTGATTCAGCGGGTGGATCTGCTAAACAAGGGAGAAACAGAAAGAATCAAGCCATCTTGCCTCTTAAAGGGAAAATATTAAACGTTGAAAAGTCAAAATTTGATAAGATGATTTTATCTCAAGAAGTTGCGTCTCTTATCACTGCATTAGGATGTGGAATTGGTAAAAACGAATATAATATAGATAAATTAAGATATCATTATATTATTATCATGACTGATGCTGATGTAGACGGTGCACATATTCGTACACTTCTTTTAACTTTTTTTTATCGTCAATTACCTGAATTGATTGAAAAAGGATATATTTATATTGCACAACCTCCATTGTACAAATTAAAAAAAGGAAAAAAAGAAGAATATATTAAAAATGATACAGAAATGAATAAATATCAAATTACAAATTCTTTAAAAGATCTTATTTTAACAAGCAAAATAAATTCTAATATTAATGAAAATCTTAAAATATTTAAAAAAATTATATCTCAATACTATTTTATCCAAATTATTATGGAAAAAAGTAAACATTATTTTCCAAAATTAGTATTTGACGAACTAATCTATCACACTCATTTATCTAATTTAAAAGAAATTACAATAGTAACAAATTGGATAGAACAATTAGCAGAAAATCTGAATAAAAAAGATAAAACTAATACTTACTATTCAACAGAAATTAAAAAAAATTCTGATAAAAATATATTTGAACCGACTATAAGAATCTCTAGATATGCATATCATACAAAATATGATTTTAAAGAAGAATTTTTAAAAAGTAAAGAATACTCATCAATGACTAAATTAGGTGAAAACTTTAAAAAGTATTTTCTAAATGCAGTATTAATAGAAAAAGCAGGACATGTATATGAAATAGACAATATAAAAAATACACTAAAATGGTTAATAAAACAATCTAAACGTGGTTTATTTATACAACGATATAAAGGATTAGGAGAAATGAATCCTGAACAATTGTGGAATACAACAATGAATCCTGAAACTAGAAATATGTTTCAAGTAACTATTAAAGATGCAGTCTCTGCTAATAATTTATTTAATACTCTTATGGGAGATGCAGTAGAACCTAGACGAAAATTTATAGAAAAAAATGCTTTAAAAGCAGAAAACATTGATGTTTAG